A genomic region of Desulfosarcina ovata subsp. ovata contains the following coding sequences:
- a CDS encoding ABC transporter ATP-binding protein, whose protein sequence is MMIRLEGISKLYGVPPQEMRALSGVDLSIDAGEYVAIMGTSGSGKSTLLNILGCLDHPTEGHYLLAERDVSTLDDTALSKVRNEVLGFVFQQFHLLPRLSVIKNVLLPLIYAPEYPSDALEKGTAALSSVGLENKLAAKPGELSGGQQQRVAIARALINEPSILLADEPTGNLDKQSGREILDIFKKLNRDGRTVIMVTHDSEVAKESGRVVVIEDGRIVSDQRGLHARGERS, encoded by the coding sequence ATGATGATCAGGTTGGAAGGAATCAGTAAATTATACGGTGTCCCGCCGCAGGAAATGCGGGCCCTGTCAGGGGTCGATCTGTCCATCGACGCCGGGGAATATGTGGCCATCATGGGGACCTCCGGTTCGGGCAAGTCCACGCTTCTGAACATTTTGGGATGTCTGGATCATCCCACCGAGGGCCATTACCTCTTGGCGGAACGCGACGTATCGACCCTGGATGACACAGCCCTTTCCAAAGTGCGCAATGAAGTTTTGGGCTTCGTATTTCAGCAATTCCATCTTCTGCCCCGCTTAAGCGTCATCAAGAACGTTTTGTTGCCGTTGATCTATGCACCGGAATATCCATCCGACGCCCTTGAAAAGGGCACGGCCGCGCTTTCTTCGGTGGGGCTGGAAAACAAACTGGCTGCCAAGCCGGGGGAACTTTCGGGCGGGCAGCAGCAACGGGTGGCCATTGCCCGGGCCCTGATCAATGAGCCCTCTATCCTATTGGCGGACGAACCCACCGGCAACCTCGACAAACAGAGCGGCAGAGAAATCCTCGACATTTTCAAGAAACTCAACCGCGATGGGCGGACGGTCATCATGGTCACCCATGATTCGGAGGTAGCCAAGGAGTCGGGAAGAGTCGTGGTGATTGAAGATGGCAGGATCGTTTCGGATCAGCGAGGTCTTCATGCGAGAGGAGAACGATCATGA
- a CDS encoding ABC transporter permease → MRIGRLFREGMTALMSNKTRTFLMALGTIVGIGALTVILFISAGTKREVAQKAERFGARAILIVPAHGKMSQAVGGKSAEAKLKMADAKAIADQIEGLEGISASTSRYSQPVKAGAVQTTTNVDAVEANWHFVWDWPVASGAPITQTDVDKLSRVCVLGTTPKVELFGDADPIGTEILIGNVWFKVKGVLASRGITGTGHDRDRRIVIPFSTGMRRLFNQQHISNIRVKVNADYDLDATARSIEALLYQRHNIDPAIESVFTVFSTNSLVKRFEGVSETVSRLLIALCGLSFLVGGLVLMNIMLISVAERKAEIGLRKALGAARRDILVQFLMEAVAVNGLGLVLGWCLGMLTAWIIARFTQIPVAPSVLSFVLGGVFSVGVALVFSLQPARRAANLDPVEAIR, encoded by the coding sequence ATGAGAATAGGGCGACTCTTCAGGGAGGGAATGACGGCCTTGATGTCAAACAAAACCCGAACATTTCTGATGGCGCTGGGGACCATCGTGGGTATCGGTGCCCTGACCGTCATCCTTTTTATCAGCGCCGGTACAAAGCGGGAGGTGGCGCAGAAAGCGGAACGCTTCGGCGCCCGGGCCATTCTGATCGTTCCCGCCCACGGTAAAATGAGCCAGGCTGTCGGCGGGAAATCAGCGGAAGCCAAACTGAAAATGGCAGACGCAAAGGCCATTGCCGACCAGATCGAGGGGTTGGAGGGGATTTCGGCCTCAACGTCGCGGTACAGCCAACCGGTCAAGGCGGGCGCGGTCCAGACCACAACCAACGTGGACGCGGTCGAGGCCAACTGGCATTTCGTTTGGGATTGGCCCGTGGCGTCCGGCGCGCCCATCACGCAAACGGACGTGGATAAATTGTCCCGGGTCTGTGTTTTGGGCACCACGCCCAAAGTGGAACTTTTCGGTGACGCCGATCCCATCGGGACTGAAATCCTGATCGGCAACGTCTGGTTCAAGGTCAAGGGGGTCCTGGCGTCACGGGGCATCACCGGAACCGGGCATGACCGGGACCGGCGGATCGTCATTCCCTTCAGTACCGGGATGAGACGGCTTTTCAACCAGCAGCACATCAGCAATATCCGGGTCAAGGTAAACGCGGATTACGATCTGGACGCAACGGCCCGATCCATCGAGGCGTTGCTCTATCAACGGCATAACATCGATCCCGCCATCGAATCGGTTTTCACGGTTTTTTCCACCAACAGTCTGGTCAAGCGATTCGAAGGGGTTTCCGAAACCGTATCCCGGCTTCTGATTGCCCTGTGTGGCCTCTCTTTTCTGGTGGGCGGCCTGGTACTGATGAACATCATGCTCATTTCGGTGGCGGAGCGGAAGGCGGAAATCGGCTTGCGCAAGGCCCTGGGTGCCGCCCGCCGGGACATACTGGTGCAGTTTTTGATGGAAGCCGTCGCCGTAAACGGCCTGGGCCTGGTTTTGGGGTGGTGCCTTGGCATGCTGACGGCCTGGATAATTGCCCGGTTTACCCAAATCCCGGTTGCGCCTTCCGTCTTGTCCTTTGTGTTGGGTGGCGTCTTCTCCGTGGGCGTGGCCCTTGTGTTTAGCTTGCAGCCGGCCCGCCGGGCGGCCAATCTGGATCCGGTGGAGGCCATTCGGTGA
- a CDS encoding ABC transporter permease — protein sequence MNWLANSALSVEVLAGHRLRTALSLSGIVIGVASVIIMIAVGMGAERKVIERIEAMGTNLIVVTNDQTRKSGGTVRRIQAAKTLKQSDVSAIAARCPSVSKAAGSIRRSIILRYKGNTVKTTLVGLAPDGFSICRLVPEAGRLYGAAEERSRRRVAVFAPTAAGNTFGGATGVGEAVRLGRQPFRSIGRTAPKGADFNGTDMDDRVFVPLATAMRRLVNVDYLDTIFAQAADGVPLHVAEEEIKTVLRQRHRLGNRADDFSVYNQLDLIRLHKETARSLTLLIVTVAALSWVVGGVGILAVMLMAVRERRSEIGLRRALGAKAGDVLWQFVFEAVILALAGAVSGFILGLVGIWITHAAGWGPTLIPWPAAFLAVGASIFLGFACGVYPAIKASRLSPVVALKL from the coding sequence GTGAACTGGCTGGCCAATTCGGCATTGTCCGTTGAGGTTTTGGCCGGACACCGGCTGAGAACGGCGTTGAGTCTGTCCGGTATCGTGATCGGTGTCGCCTCGGTGATCATCATGATTGCCGTCGGTATGGGGGCCGAAAGAAAGGTCATCGAGAGAATCGAAGCCATGGGCACGAATCTGATCGTGGTAACCAACGATCAGACACGCAAAAGCGGAGGCACCGTCAGACGCATCCAAGCGGCAAAGACCCTCAAACAGAGCGATGTCAGCGCCATTGCGGCCCGGTGCCCATCCGTGAGCAAGGCGGCCGGTTCCATCCGGCGATCCATCATCCTGCGCTACAAAGGCAACACGGTCAAAACCACCCTCGTGGGCCTGGCGCCCGACGGTTTTTCCATTTGCCGCCTGGTGCCGGAAGCGGGTCGTCTCTACGGCGCAGCCGAAGAGCGATCCCGGCGGCGCGTGGCGGTCTTTGCCCCGACGGCCGCCGGCAACACCTTTGGGGGCGCAACAGGGGTGGGTGAAGCCGTTCGTCTCGGACGGCAGCCGTTTCGCAGCATCGGACGCACCGCTCCCAAAGGGGCCGACTTCAACGGTACCGACATGGACGACAGGGTCTTTGTGCCCCTGGCCACGGCCATGCGACGTCTGGTGAACGTCGATTATCTGGACACCATATTTGCCCAAGCCGCCGATGGCGTCCCCTTGCACGTGGCCGAAGAGGAGATCAAAACCGTTTTGCGTCAGCGGCATCGTTTGGGTAACCGGGCCGATGACTTCTCCGTTTACAACCAACTGGACCTCATCCGCCTGCATAAGGAGACGGCCCGTTCGTTGACCCTGTTGATCGTCACCGTGGCCGCCTTGAGTTGGGTGGTGGGCGGCGTGGGGATTCTGGCCGTCATGCTCATGGCCGTAAGGGAACGACGTTCGGAAATCGGTCTTCGGCGCGCGTTGGGGGCAAAGGCCGGGGACGTATTGTGGCAGTTTGTTTTCGAGGCCGTCATCCTGGCGCTGGCAGGCGCCGTGAGCGGGTTCATACTGGGCCTTGTGGGCATCTGGATCACCCATGCGGCCGGCTGGGGGCCCACGCTGATCCCCTGGCCGGCGGCTTTTCTGGCCGTGGGCGCTTCCATTTTCCTGGGGTTTGCATGCGGGGTTTATCCGGCCATCAAAGCGTCACGACTAAGCCCGGTCGTGGCCTTGAAACTGTAA
- a CDS encoding TolC family protein, translated as MKPLSKSIFSFRPLLFVGVLGGCLTMSSCAVVESGIDRTVDGPVFPADTCVTMQTDDAPLPVSPPPSPSLTVSLPLTLTTTDAILLTLQNNWALMVEQLNPAVQNTFEDTERAVFDPEATVEISGGRTDGKSQSSTSAGIRDFSEVEALGVISLEQYFPTGTTVTLEGKAELDDYSLYRDALYWSRLGLTVNQALLRGSGTTVNLARLRQARLDTRMSEYELRGFTQSLVAQTEEAYWDYALAKRQVEIYEESLNVARDQLHETLTLIEVGRLAESELPASQAELASQEQGLIDARSKRKTTRLQLLRLLNPPGANLWEREVDLIYQPTLPDVKLDPVQAYMEMANRLRPLLNEARLQLLRDDLEVVKTRNGLLPALDLFVSLGKSGYADSFGRSVQNMDEDDYDAYVGVRFQYPFFNRAPQSDYRRAMLNREQAQKALDNLSQLVELDVRTAYVEVNRAREQIKASATTRLFSEESLRVETEKLRVGKSTGLLVARAQRDLLINRISEVEALVNYIKALIHLYQQDGSLLERRGVVAPGRETVNFSRVMP; from the coding sequence ATGAAACCTCTATCCAAATCGATTTTCTCATTTCGCCCGCTCCTGTTCGTCGGGGTGCTGGGGGGGTGTCTCACCATGTCGTCATGCGCCGTTGTGGAAAGCGGCATTGACCGAACCGTCGACGGTCCGGTTTTTCCTGCGGACACTTGCGTGACCATGCAAACCGATGACGCACCCTTACCTGTCTCTCCACCCCCGTCGCCGTCTCTCACAGTGTCGCTTCCCTTGACGCTCACCACCACCGATGCCATCCTGCTGACACTCCAAAACAACTGGGCGCTGATGGTCGAGCAGCTGAATCCTGCCGTTCAAAATACTTTTGAGGATACGGAACGGGCGGTTTTCGATCCTGAAGCCACCGTTGAAATAAGCGGCGGGCGAACCGACGGAAAAAGCCAGTCAAGTACGAGTGCCGGGATCAGGGATTTCTCCGAGGTTGAGGCACTGGGCGTTATTTCCCTTGAGCAATACTTCCCCACGGGCACCACCGTAACCCTTGAAGGCAAGGCCGAACTGGATGACTACTCCCTCTATCGAGACGCCTTATACTGGTCCCGGCTGGGATTGACGGTCAATCAGGCCCTTCTGAGGGGATCGGGAACCACGGTAAACCTGGCACGACTCCGGCAGGCCCGCCTGGATACCCGCATGTCGGAATATGAGCTGCGGGGGTTCACCCAGTCGCTGGTGGCACAGACGGAAGAAGCCTATTGGGACTATGCGCTGGCAAAACGTCAGGTGGAAATCTATGAGGAGTCGCTCAACGTCGCTCGAGACCAGTTGCACGAGACCCTGACCCTGATTGAGGTGGGACGATTGGCAGAATCCGAACTGCCCGCCAGTCAGGCGGAACTGGCCAGCCAGGAACAGGGCCTGATCGACGCGCGGAGCAAGCGGAAGACCACACGGTTGCAGCTGCTGCGCCTGCTCAATCCACCGGGCGCGAATCTCTGGGAAAGGGAGGTCGATCTGATCTATCAACCCACCCTGCCCGACGTCAAACTGGACCCGGTTCAGGCGTATATGGAAATGGCCAACCGGTTACGTCCCCTTTTAAATGAAGCCCGGCTGCAACTGCTGCGAGATGACCTTGAGGTGGTCAAGACCAGGAACGGTCTTTTGCCGGCATTGGATCTGTTCGTCAGCCTGGGTAAGAGTGGGTATGCCGATTCCTTCGGCCGATCTGTCCAGAACATGGACGAGGACGATTACGATGCATATGTGGGCGTGCGATTTCAATATCCTTTTTTCAACCGGGCGCCGCAATCCGACTATCGGCGCGCCATGTTGAACCGGGAACAGGCGCAAAAAGCCTTGGATAACCTATCGCAGCTTGTGGAACTGGATGTTCGCACCGCTTATGTGGAAGTCAACCGGGCAAGGGAACAGATCAAGGCCTCCGCTACCACAAGGCTTTTCAGCGAGGAAAGCCTTCGCGTTGAAACAGAAAAACTGCGCGTGGGAAAATCGACCGGTCTTTTGGTGGCGCGGGCCCAGAGGGATTTGTTGATCAACAGGATTTCGGAAGTGGAAGCCCTTGTCAACTACATCAAAGCCCTGATTCATCTCTATCAGCAGGATGGATCCTTGCTCGAACGTCGGGGTGTTGTCGCTCCTGGGAGGGAAACAGTAAATTTTTCCCGGGTGATGCCCTGA
- a CDS encoding cobaltochelatase subunit CobN, whose translation MVLKRGGIWTLFEVSWAVATPEFSGTIEPTPLIGKTQILDPDTGRRLMVHDTIDETVDHFIPRLKKWVVLQRKPNSEKKVAILYLIGVEPVWDAMGRVKGRRVIPGSRLGRPRIDVLINPSGLYRDVFPDKLIFLDEAVQKAMVQTDIENLLAKNKAIIKKALMDAGIGEKEAETQSRFRIFTEKVGSYIKKQLRFADRYALRKSQLVCYVK comes from the coding sequence GTGGTGCTAAAGCGAGGTGGGATTTGGACCCTTTTTGAAGTGAGTTGGGCCGTGGCCACCCCGGAATTCTCCGGGACCATCGAACCCACCCCCCTGATCGGAAAAACCCAAATCCTCGATCCGGACACCGGACGCCGCCTGATGGTCCACGACACCATCGACGAGACCGTGGATCATTTCATCCCGCGCCTGAAGAAATGGGTCGTCCTGCAACGTAAGCCCAATTCCGAGAAGAAGGTCGCCATCCTCTATTTGATAGGGGTGGAACCGGTTTGGGACGCCATGGGTCGCGTCAAGGGTAGGCGGGTCATTCCGGGATCCCGGCTGGGGCGTCCGCGTATCGATGTGCTGATTAATCCGTCGGGACTTTACCGGGATGTGTTTCCCGACAAGCTGATCTTCCTGGACGAGGCGGTTCAAAAAGCCATGGTTCAGACGGATATTGAGAATTTGCTCGCCAAAAACAAGGCGATCATTAAAAAAGCACTGATGGACGCGGGCATCGGCGAAAAAGAGGCCGAAACCCAGTCGCGTTTCCGCATTTTTACCGAAAAGGTTGGCTCTTACATCAAAAAACAATTGAGATTTGCCGATCGCTACGCGCTGAGAAAAAGCCAACTGGTTTGCTATGTTAAATAG
- a CDS encoding metal ABC transporter solute-binding protein, Zn/Mn family: protein MNRRIVVIFFYMFIFLLLSSYGYAVEKIPVFVSIIPQKFFVQQIGKDRVDVQVMVQPGASPATYEPKPRQMAELSNARIYFSIGVPFENVWLAKFAAASPDMTVVHTDKGIEKLSMVGDHHHEEDEHHEAVEADHNEGHDHHEDEGHADLDHGGGHHHSQEGLDPHIWLSPPLVKIQARTIMAALQAMDPAHGSVYEANYRRFEATIDKLDTQLKQTFAGRQGFQFMVFHPAWGYFAHAYGLRQVPVEIEGKAPKPEQLQHLIEHARKSRINVIFVQPQFSTKSAEQIARAIHGQVVPADPLAEDWAANLLMVAEKFKMALR from the coding sequence ATGAACCGCCGAATTGTCGTTATCTTTTTCTATATGTTTATATTCTTGTTACTTTCAAGTTACGGGTATGCCGTGGAGAAAATTCCCGTTTTCGTCAGCATCATTCCCCAGAAATTTTTTGTGCAACAAATTGGCAAGGATCGGGTTGACGTTCAGGTCATGGTTCAGCCGGGCGCCAGTCCCGCCACCTATGAACCCAAACCCCGACAGATGGCCGAGCTTTCGAATGCCAGGATTTATTTTTCCATCGGCGTACCCTTTGAGAACGTCTGGCTGGCCAAGTTCGCCGCCGCGAGTCCCGACATGACAGTGGTGCATACGGATAAAGGCATCGAGAAGCTTTCCATGGTCGGCGATCATCACCATGAGGAGGATGAACACCACGAAGCGGTCGAAGCGGATCACAATGAGGGGCATGATCATCATGAAGATGAAGGCCATGCAGACCTGGACCACGGGGGAGGGCACCATCATTCTCAAGAGGGGCTCGATCCCCACATCTGGCTGTCCCCACCGTTGGTAAAGATTCAGGCGCGCACGATCATGGCTGCCCTACAGGCGATGGATCCGGCCCACGGAAGCGTTTACGAGGCAAATTATCGGCGTTTCGAAGCGACCATTGATAAACTGGACACGCAGTTGAAGCAGACCTTTGCCGGCCGGCAAGGGTTTCAGTTCATGGTTTTTCACCCGGCCTGGGGGTATTTTGCCCATGCCTACGGACTCCGCCAGGTGCCCGTCGAAATCGAAGGTAAAGCCCCCAAGCCCGAGCAATTGCAGCACCTGATCGAACATGCCCGAAAAAGCAGGATCAATGTTATTTTCGTACAGCCTCAGTTCTCCACCAAAAGCGCCGAGCAAATCGCCAGGGCAATCCACGGTCAGGTCGTACCTGCCGACCCGCTAGCCGAGGATTGGGCGGCCAACCTGCTCATGGTCGCCGAGAAATTCAAGATGGCATTGCGATGA
- a CDS encoding hydantoinase/oxoprolinase N-terminal domain-containing protein: MYPWKKWDIRIRIVFFVGMPPLTTVTGEERPETMQTATLKPAYGIGIDTGGTYTDAVLFDLSRRAVVRSAKRPTVHHDLRQGIIDVLDDIVSGQETEQIRTIAFSTTLATNAIVEGRGADVGLIVIGQVKPFEAPVVSTCYVDGGHDHMGREVKPLDIERIVDAVAGMKSHVTGYAIAGAMSIENPAHEQVAAKAVELTDPQPVFCSHAISSRAGIRERAATAVLHARLRPVIQAFVDHAEQLLEHRHISAEIRMIHGDATAIDLRQAALRAASTVASGPAATAYFGAKSSVAKTALVVDVGGTTTDITLIKDGRPLISCDGSLIDRWRTHVDAVDMHTVGIGGDSLVAVNRSGGITVGPRRVQPLCMANGIPDPADWIGADDRNRWILATDRRQNEAAPTDPILTYLKPRGATPADVMDGLGMSDLGLDRRLEALTFNHQAREIGFTPTDALHALGKLHIGDKARSISGAAVLAGLDNQPLETFCRRVIDLTQQKIADTIIGYVYHQQTGKPMSNLTGTNQKEALLSFSFKLGVPIVGIGAAAREILPDVARRLQTQLILPPHFEVGNALGAILIARQA; the protein is encoded by the coding sequence ATGTACCCGTGGAAAAAGTGGGATATTCGCATTCGGATCGTTTTTTTCGTGGGCATGCCCCCCCTTACAACCGTCACTGGAGAGGAAAGACCGGAAACAATGCAAACGGCAACGCTCAAGCCAGCCTACGGCATCGGTATCGATACGGGTGGCACCTATACCGATGCGGTGCTCTTCGATCTTTCCCGCCGGGCAGTGGTCAGAAGCGCAAAGCGCCCGACCGTGCATCATGATCTGCGGCAGGGAATCATCGATGTGCTGGACGATATCGTTTCCGGCCAGGAAACCGAACAAATCAGGACGATCGCCTTTTCCACGACCCTGGCCACCAATGCGATCGTCGAGGGACGCGGCGCAGACGTGGGCCTGATCGTCATCGGCCAGGTAAAACCGTTCGAGGCACCGGTGGTTTCAACTTGCTATGTGGATGGGGGGCATGACCACATGGGAAGAGAAGTAAAGCCTCTGGATATCGAACGGATCGTTGACGCGGTGGCCGGAATGAAGAGCCATGTGACCGGTTATGCCATTGCCGGTGCCATGAGCATCGAGAACCCGGCCCATGAGCAAGTAGCGGCCAAGGCGGTGGAACTGACCGATCCCCAACCGGTTTTTTGTTCCCACGCCATCAGTTCCCGGGCGGGCATCCGCGAGCGCGCTGCCACGGCGGTTCTCCACGCCCGCCTGAGACCGGTTATCCAGGCATTCGTCGACCATGCCGAGCAATTGTTGGAGCATCGACACATCAGTGCTGAAATACGGATGATTCACGGCGACGCCACGGCCATCGATCTGCGCCAGGCAGCCTTGCGCGCCGCCAGCACCGTGGCCAGCGGTCCGGCGGCAACGGCCTATTTCGGCGCAAAATCCAGCGTAGCCAAAACGGCGTTGGTCGTCGACGTCGGCGGCACCACCACGGATATCACCCTGATCAAAGACGGAAGACCGCTGATTTCATGCGACGGCAGCCTTATCGATCGCTGGCGGACCCATGTTGACGCGGTGGATATGCACACGGTGGGAATTGGCGGAGACAGCCTGGTTGCGGTGAACCGTTCGGGAGGGATCACCGTCGGCCCCCGCCGGGTTCAACCGCTGTGCATGGCAAACGGCATTCCCGACCCGGCAGACTGGATCGGTGCGGACGACCGCAACCGCTGGATTCTCGCTACCGATCGCAGGCAGAATGAAGCTGCACCAACCGATCCGATCCTGACGTACCTGAAACCCCGCGGTGCCACCCCCGCCGACGTGATGGATGGTTTGGGCATGTCAGACCTGGGTCTGGATCGCCGACTCGAAGCGCTCACATTTAACCATCAGGCAAGAGAAATCGGGTTCACCCCCACCGACGCGCTGCATGCTCTTGGCAAGCTTCATATCGGCGATAAGGCACGTAGCATTTCCGGCGCGGCGGTACTGGCCGGACTTGACAACCAGCCGCTCGAAACGTTTTGCCGCCGGGTGATCGACCTCACGCAGCAAAAAATCGCCGACACCATTATCGGCTACGTCTATCACCAGCAAACCGGCAAGCCCATGAGCAATCTGACCGGCACGAACCAAAAAGAGGCCCTGCTCTCCTTTTCCTTTAAACTGGGTGTCCCCATCGTTGGCATCGGCGCCGCAGCCCGTGAAATCCTCCCTGATGTGGCCAGGCGGCTGCAAACACAACTCATTCTGCCACCCCATTTCGAAGTCGGCAATGCCTTGGGCGCGATCCTGATTGCCCGGCAAGCCTGA
- a CDS encoding permease: protein MKPITIHAHRLRSKPTHARNIDILPVLFLVTALFCLPAGSDSPALNSLAIVFVSIVLEAIPFMLVGALVGGLIEAFVSHERLAAMLPKNGWRTVCVAAAAGILFPVCECAVVPVVRRLMGKGLPFSAAIAYLLAGPIVNPVVAVSTALAYAFDWRVVALRLALGYVIAVIIGLVMGRIFASTPPGILGIMDTTMVQGCGCGCSHAMAADDWLGKVGSAFCHAIDDFLAVGHYLVIGAFIAALSQTYIERSTFLTVTGAPFLAEGLMMLLAILLNLCSEADAFIAASMQGIMPLSAQMAFMLTGPMFDLKLLLMYGGIFRRRVITILVTFILLVVFVASIGLGWIEGTCP from the coding sequence TTGAAACCAATCACCATTCACGCCCATCGACTGAGAAGTAAGCCGACCCACGCACGGAACATCGACATTCTTCCCGTCCTGTTTCTGGTGACGGCTCTCTTTTGTCTGCCGGCCGGGTCGGACTCGCCCGCGCTGAACTCCCTGGCCATCGTTTTCGTCAGTATTGTCCTGGAGGCAATTCCTTTCATGTTGGTCGGCGCCCTTGTCGGCGGCCTCATCGAAGCCTTCGTGAGCCACGAACGCCTGGCCGCCATGCTTCCCAAAAACGGATGGCGGACCGTCTGCGTCGCCGCGGCCGCCGGGATCCTCTTTCCCGTCTGCGAATGCGCCGTGGTGCCGGTGGTGCGCCGGTTGATGGGCAAGGGGCTGCCGTTCTCGGCGGCCATCGCCTACCTTCTGGCCGGTCCCATCGTCAACCCCGTGGTGGCCGTCTCGACGGCCCTGGCCTATGCCTTTGACTGGCGGGTGGTGGCCTTGCGCCTGGCCTTGGGATACGTCATCGCGGTGATCATCGGACTGGTAATGGGGCGGATCTTTGCCTCCACGCCGCCTGGTATTCTGGGGATAATGGATACAACAATGGTACAAGGATGCGGGTGTGGATGCTCCCATGCGATGGCGGCGGATGACTGGCTGGGCAAAGTGGGATCGGCCTTTTGCCATGCAATTGACGATTTTCTGGCCGTGGGGCATTACCTGGTGATCGGCGCCTTTATCGCGGCCCTATCCCAGACATATATCGAACGGTCCACCTTCCTCACCGTCACCGGCGCACCGTTTCTCGCCGAGGGGCTGATGATGCTCCTGGCCATCCTGCTCAATCTTTGCTCCGAAGCGGATGCCTTCATCGCCGCCTCCATGCAAGGCATCATGCCCTTGTCGGCGCAAATGGCCTTCATGCTCACCGGTCCCATGTTCGATCTCAAATTGCTGCTGATGTATGGAGGAATCTTCCGCCGCCGGGTCATCACGATCCTGGTAACCTTCATCTTGCTGGTCGTCTTCGTCGCTTCAATCGGCCTCGGATGGATCGAGGGGACGTGCCCATGA
- a CDS encoding TIGR03943 family putative permease subunit, whose amino-acid sequence MNAADHFLLRWLGPLLFGVWSAALLYLLVAGRYTMFLRPGFGLLLALAHFIAMGFMIAALPGERPAIVDIGGALRVLVLLVPILYLLSLPTATLGSRAFTNRFVGTSNMTATRAGKPAKTKPPARRATDMYHADGELTILDLMLNPEPHDGRRVVFTGMMLHDGVLKKYFDGHDTAVYRFLINCCAADALPLAVAVDSEQAKDLATDQWVRVEGVFHLRRMGDDAIPMVEDAIVVPVDAPRNPYLF is encoded by the coding sequence ATGAACGCCGCGGATCATTTCCTCCTGCGTTGGCTGGGGCCGCTGCTGTTCGGTGTCTGGTCCGCCGCCCTGCTTTATCTTCTCGTTGCCGGACGATACACCATGTTCCTGCGTCCCGGATTCGGCCTGCTGCTGGCGCTGGCCCATTTCATCGCCATGGGGTTCATGATCGCCGCCCTGCCGGGGGAGCGGCCGGCGATCGTGGACATCGGCGGTGCGCTGCGTGTTCTCGTGCTCCTGGTCCCCATCCTCTACCTATTGAGCCTGCCCACGGCCACCTTGGGCAGCCGCGCGTTCACCAATCGCTTTGTCGGCACGTCCAACATGACCGCCACGCGGGCCGGCAAACCGGCAAAGACCAAGCCTCCTGCCCGACGCGCAACAGACATGTACCACGCGGACGGTGAATTGACCATCCTCGACCTGATGTTAAATCCGGAGCCGCATGACGGCCGGCGGGTGGTATTCACGGGAATGATGCTGCATGACGGGGTGTTGAAAAAATACTTCGACGGCCATGACACCGCCGTCTACCGCTTCCTGATCAATTGCTGCGCCGCCGACGCACTGCCCCTGGCCGTGGCCGTGGATTCCGAGCAGGCCAAAGATTTGGCTACCGACCAGTGGGTGCGGGTGGAAGGGGTCTTTCACTTGCGCCGCATGGGTGACGACGCGATCCCGATGGTCGAAGACGCTATCGTTGTTCCAGTCGATGCGCCCAGGAATCCGTATCTTTTCTGA